In Paraburkholderia sp. BL10I2N1, a single genomic region encodes these proteins:
- a CDS encoding MFS transporter, translating to MHILAQVDRNVLLGFSPQVTRELAIGNAQYGFLVGPVWVLSYGFMAMFMGTLADRFSRTRVIAAGVMIWSVCTVASGYAQNFEQMMAARFLVASGEAALVPAAVALLADLFPPHRRGTAISIFFMGIPLGIGVSFLLAGTVGASHGWRETFHGLGIVGLLIAVPLSFLTEDRSRLAAHEKGAPFLAQMRAVWAAVRSMPALRMTIVGFVMVNMMFPSLAFTQIWLVNERGLNAAGMATRIGALQLVFGTLGALIGGGLADRFARKFKSGHGGFMALLIAVCAPLMIAYRFAPAGSLLFYLGMCAGFFMPLAVYGPATTLIQGLVQPSMRSSIVGFSMLLLNIFAVAIASLAVGAIRDYLAANGTVAPFTKVLLTTDMLAISASLFFALAARRVQGLQLASLGRVH from the coding sequence ATGCACATACTGGCACAGGTCGACCGCAACGTGCTGCTCGGCTTCTCGCCACAAGTCACCAGGGAGCTGGCGATTGGCAACGCCCAATACGGTTTCCTCGTGGGCCCCGTGTGGGTCTTGAGTTACGGCTTCATGGCGATGTTCATGGGTACGTTGGCCGATCGCTTTTCACGCACGCGCGTGATCGCGGCCGGCGTGATGATATGGAGCGTCTGCACTGTGGCGTCCGGCTATGCCCAGAATTTTGAACAGATGATGGCCGCGCGCTTCCTGGTTGCCAGCGGTGAAGCCGCTTTGGTGCCGGCTGCGGTGGCGCTGCTGGCCGACCTGTTTCCGCCCCATCGGCGCGGCACGGCTATCAGCATCTTCTTCATGGGGATTCCGCTCGGCATCGGTGTCAGCTTCCTGCTGGCCGGTACGGTTGGCGCATCGCATGGCTGGCGCGAAACTTTTCATGGACTCGGCATCGTCGGCCTCCTGATCGCAGTACCCCTGTCATTCCTGACGGAAGACCGCAGCAGGCTCGCTGCGCACGAGAAGGGCGCTCCGTTCCTGGCACAAATGCGGGCCGTTTGGGCTGCGGTGCGCAGCATGCCTGCGTTGCGCATGACCATTGTCGGCTTCGTGATGGTGAATATGATGTTCCCCAGCCTCGCTTTCACGCAGATCTGGCTGGTCAACGAGCGCGGTCTCAATGCCGCAGGCATGGCGACGCGTATCGGCGCTTTGCAACTCGTGTTCGGCACGCTTGGCGCGCTGATCGGGGGTGGCCTGGCCGATCGCTTTGCGCGCAAGTTCAAGAGTGGCCACGGCGGTTTCATGGCACTGTTGATCGCCGTGTGCGCTCCGTTGATGATCGCCTACCGTTTTGCGCCGGCGGGTTCACTGCTGTTCTATCTAGGCATGTGCGCGGGGTTTTTTATGCCGCTGGCGGTGTACGGTCCGGCCACTACCTTGATACAGGGCCTGGTGCAGCCGTCCATGCGCTCATCTATTGTCGGTTTCAGCATGTTGCTCCTTAACATCTTTGCGGTTGCCATCGCCAGCCTGGCGGTTGGCGCAATCAGGGACTATCTGGCCGCGAACGGCACCGTCGCCCCGTTCACCAAAGTGTTGCTGACCACCGACATGCTGGCCATCTCGGCGTCGTTGTTCTTTGCTCTGGCAGCACGCCGGGTTCAAGGCTTGCAACTCGCCAGTCTCGGAAGGGTTCATTAG
- the bioA gene encoding adenosylmethionine--8-amino-7-oxononanoate transaminase yields MKTPATEDWVARSLRAVWHPCTQMKHHEHLPLVPVARGAGPWLYDRADHRYLDAISSWWVNLFGHANPRINAALKDQLDTLEHAMLAGCTHEPAIELAERLSALTNNTLGHAFFASDGASAVEIALKMSFHSWRNQGFADKQEFVCIANSYHGETIGALGVTDVALFKDAYDPLIRHAQVVASPDARLAQAGETAADVGRRALDHVRSLFDARAEKIAALIVEPLVQCAAGMAMHDASYIAGLRALCDQYGVHLIADEIAVGCGRTGTFFACEQAGIWPDFLCLSKGISGGYLPLSIVLSRDEIFAAFYHDDTARGFLHSHSYTGNPLACRAALATLDLFASDNVLAVNALKSAKLKAALAPLAEHKQVRNLRQCGTIFAFDAVIDDAQQAKTFSRRFFENALQRELLLRPISTTVYLMPPYILDDEELALLASRTHETFDATLAETR; encoded by the coding sequence TTGAAAACGCCAGCAACCGAAGACTGGGTCGCCCGCAGCCTGCGCGCCGTGTGGCATCCCTGTACCCAGATGAAACATCACGAGCATCTGCCGCTCGTGCCCGTCGCCCGCGGCGCCGGCCCCTGGCTCTACGATCGCGCCGATCATCGCTATCTGGATGCCATCAGTTCCTGGTGGGTCAACCTGTTCGGTCACGCCAACCCGCGCATCAACGCGGCGCTGAAAGACCAGCTCGACACGCTCGAACACGCCATGCTCGCCGGCTGCACGCATGAACCGGCCATCGAACTCGCGGAACGCCTCAGCGCGCTCACGAACAACACGCTCGGCCACGCGTTCTTCGCGTCGGATGGTGCGTCCGCCGTCGAAATCGCATTGAAGATGAGCTTCCACTCGTGGCGCAACCAAGGTTTCGCCGACAAGCAGGAATTCGTCTGCATCGCCAACAGCTACCACGGCGAAACCATCGGCGCGCTCGGCGTCACCGATGTCGCGCTTTTCAAAGACGCCTACGATCCGCTGATCCGCCACGCGCAGGTCGTGGCATCGCCCGACGCACGCCTCGCGCAAGCGGGCGAAACCGCCGCCGATGTCGGCCGCCGCGCGCTCGATCACGTTCGCTCGTTGTTCGACGCGCGCGCCGAGAAAATCGCCGCGCTGATCGTCGAGCCGCTCGTGCAGTGCGCAGCCGGCATGGCCATGCACGACGCGTCGTATATCGCCGGATTGCGCGCGCTGTGCGATCAGTACGGCGTGCATCTGATCGCCGATGAAATCGCTGTCGGCTGCGGACGCACCGGCACCTTCTTCGCGTGCGAGCAAGCCGGCATCTGGCCAGACTTTCTGTGTTTGTCGAAGGGCATTAGCGGCGGCTATCTGCCACTCTCGATCGTGCTGTCGCGCGATGAAATCTTCGCGGCCTTCTATCACGACGACACCGCACGCGGCTTCCTGCACTCGCATTCGTACACCGGCAATCCGCTCGCCTGCCGCGCGGCGCTCGCCACGCTCGATCTGTTCGCGAGCGACAACGTCCTCGCCGTCAACGCGCTGAAATCCGCGAAGCTGAAGGCCGCGCTCGCGCCGCTCGCCGAGCACAAGCAGGTGCGCAATCTGCGTCAGTGCGGCACGATCTTCGCGTTCGACGCCGTGATCGACGACGCTCAGCAAGCCAAAACATTCTCGCGCCGCTTCTTCGAAAACGCCTTGCAGCGCGAACTGCTGCTGCGCCCGATTTCGACCACGGTGTATCTGATGCCCCCTTATATCCTCGACGACGAAGAACTCGCGCTGCTTGCCTCGCGCACGCACGAAACCTTCGACGCCACGCTGGCGGAGACTCGCTAA
- the bioF gene encoding 8-amino-7-oxononanoate synthase produces MHLLDTLAEGLKEIDARGLRRRRRTADTPCAAHMTVDGRAMIGFASNDYLGLAAHPQLIAAIAEGAQRYGAGSGGSHLLGGHSRAHAQLEDDLAEFAGGFVDAPRALYFSTGYMANLATLTALAGRGTTLFSDALNHASLIDGARLSRADVQIYPHCDMEALSAMLDASNADVKVIVSDTVFSMDGDIAPLPRLLELAEQHGAWLIVDDAHGFGVLGPQGRGAIAQAALRSPNLISIGTLGKAAGVSGAFVTAHEIVIEWLVQRARPYIFTTASVPAAAHAVSASLRIIGGTEGDERRAHLQQLIARARAMLKATPWMPVDSHTAVQPLIIGANEATLDIAAALDRAGLWVPAIRPPTVPTGTSRLRISLSAAHSHADLDRLDAGLQQLGAKAA; encoded by the coding sequence ATGCACCTGCTCGACACACTCGCCGAAGGGCTGAAGGAAATCGACGCACGCGGCCTGCGCCGTCGCCGCCGCACCGCCGACACACCCTGCGCCGCGCACATGACGGTCGACGGCCGCGCGATGATCGGCTTCGCCAGCAACGACTATCTCGGCCTCGCCGCGCATCCGCAACTCATCGCGGCCATCGCTGAAGGCGCGCAACGCTATGGCGCGGGCAGCGGCGGCTCGCATCTGCTCGGCGGCCATTCGCGCGCGCATGCGCAACTCGAAGACGATCTCGCGGAATTCGCCGGCGGATTCGTGGACGCGCCGCGCGCGCTCTACTTCAGCACCGGCTACATGGCGAACCTCGCGACGCTCACCGCGCTCGCGGGTCGCGGCACAACGCTCTTCTCCGACGCGCTGAATCACGCGTCGCTGATCGACGGCGCGCGTTTGTCCCGCGCCGACGTGCAGATCTACCCGCACTGCGATATGGAAGCCTTGAGCGCGATGCTGGATGCGTCGAATGCGGACGTCAAAGTGATCGTCTCCGATACCGTCTTCAGCATGGACGGCGATATCGCACCGTTGCCGCGTCTGCTCGAACTCGCGGAGCAGCACGGCGCGTGGCTGATCGTCGACGACGCGCACGGCTTCGGCGTGCTCGGCCCGCAAGGCCGAGGCGCGATCGCACAAGCCGCGCTGCGTTCGCCGAACCTCATTTCGATCGGCACGCTCGGCAAAGCGGCGGGTGTCTCGGGCGCGTTCGTTACGGCGCATGAGATCGTGATCGAATGGCTCGTGCAACGCGCGCGGCCCTACATCTTCACCACGGCATCGGTGCCGGCCGCGGCGCACGCGGTGTCGGCGAGTTTGCGTATCATCGGTGGCACTGAAGGCGATGAGCGACGCGCGCATCTTCAGCAATTGATCGCACGCGCGCGCGCGATGCTGAAGGCCACGCCGTGGATGCCGGTCGATTCGCACACTGCCGTGCAACCGCTGATCATCGGCGCGAACGAGGCAACGCTCGACATCGCGGCCGCGCTCGATCGCGCGGGTCTGTGGGTGCCGGCGATCCGGCCGCCGACCGTGCCGACCGGCACGTCCCGTTTGCGCATTTCGCTGTCGGCCGCGCATTCGCACGCGGACCTCGATCGCCTCGACGCCGGCTTGCAACAGCTCGGAGCGAAAGCCGCATGA
- the bioD gene encoding dethiobiotin synthase, with translation MSSASNVNSALSLFVTGTDTEIGKTFVSSALLRGFVREGLQAAAMKPIAAGAFELNGVLHNEDADQLDAASNVLLPPGMRTPYLLKEPAAPHIAAALENVTLDLDHIVACHAQALQRADIVVVEGVGGFRVPLTTTQDTADLAVALKLPVVLIVGMRLGCISHALLTAEAIAARGLTLAGWVANRVDPDMTFPDENIASIREHLAREYDAPLLGIVPYLNPASPELAADQLDINRLLQTLRHTQTRTQR, from the coding sequence ATGAGTAGCGCGAGTAACGTGAATAGCGCACTGTCTCTGTTCGTCACCGGCACCGATACCGAAATCGGCAAGACATTCGTCTCGTCGGCACTGTTGCGCGGCTTCGTTCGCGAAGGCCTGCAAGCCGCCGCGATGAAGCCGATCGCCGCGGGCGCCTTCGAACTGAACGGCGTGCTGCATAACGAAGACGCGGATCAACTGGATGCCGCTTCGAATGTCTTGCTGCCTCCCGGGATGCGCACGCCGTATCTGCTGAAGGAACCGGCCGCGCCGCACATCGCGGCCGCGCTGGAAAACGTCACGCTCGATCTCGATCACATCGTGGCTTGCCATGCGCAGGCTCTGCAACGCGCGGATATCGTCGTCGTGGAAGGCGTGGGTGGCTTTCGCGTGCCGCTGACCACGACGCAGGACACCGCCGATCTCGCTGTCGCGTTGAAGCTGCCGGTCGTGCTGATAGTCGGCATGCGCCTCGGCTGCATCAGCCATGCGCTGCTCACCGCCGAAGCCATCGCCGCGCGTGGCCTCACGCTTGCGGGCTGGGTTGCGAACCGCGTCGATCCGGACATGACATTCCCCGACGAAAATATCGCGTCGATCCGCGAGCATCTCGCGCGCGAATACGACGCGCCGCTGCTCGGCATCGTGCCGTATCTGAACCCGGCTTCGCCCGAACTCGCGGCGGACCAACTCGATATCAACCGACTTTTGCAGACGCTGCGGCATACGCAAACGCGTACGCAGCGCTGA
- the bioB gene encoding biotin synthase BioB — protein MTQLNIAPTPADSAAANHNAAAGTNQVARWRVADIVALYELPFNDLMFRAQQTHREHFDANTVQLSTLLSIKTGGCEEDCAYCPQSVHHDTGLQADKLMPVDEVLAAAKVAKENGATRFCMGAAWRNPKDRHLEPIKDMIRGVKAMGLETCVTLGMLETHQAQGLREAGLDYYNHNLDTSPEFYGQIISTRTYQDRLDTLERVRDAGINVCCGGIVGLGESRRERAGLITQLANMEPYPESVPINNLVQVEGTPLTGTEAIDPFEFVRTIAVARITMPRAMVRLSAGREQMNEALQALCFLAGANSIFYGDQLLTTSNPQAEADRKLLERLGIRAEAAQQMPLEQSGCEHGCDKQAATD, from the coding sequence ATGACGCAATTGAACATCGCTCCGACGCCAGCCGACTCGGCCGCCGCCAACCATAACGCCGCTGCAGGCACGAACCAGGTCGCGCGCTGGCGCGTCGCCGACATCGTCGCGTTGTACGAACTGCCGTTCAACGACCTGATGTTCCGCGCGCAGCAAACGCATCGCGAGCATTTCGACGCGAACACCGTGCAACTGTCGACGCTGCTGTCGATCAAGACTGGCGGCTGCGAAGAAGATTGCGCGTACTGTCCGCAATCGGTGCATCACGACACCGGCCTGCAGGCCGACAAGCTGATGCCGGTCGATGAAGTGCTCGCGGCCGCGAAGGTCGCCAAGGAAAACGGCGCGACGCGTTTCTGCATGGGTGCCGCATGGCGCAATCCGAAGGACCGCCACCTCGAACCGATCAAGGACATGATCCGCGGCGTGAAAGCCATGGGCCTCGAAACCTGTGTGACGCTCGGCATGCTCGAAACGCATCAGGCGCAAGGGCTGCGCGAAGCTGGTCTGGACTATTACAACCACAACCTCGATACGTCGCCGGAGTTCTACGGCCAGATCATTTCGACGCGCACGTATCAGGACCGTCTCGACACGCTCGAACGCGTGCGTGACGCGGGCATCAACGTGTGCTGCGGCGGGATCGTCGGCCTGGGTGAATCGCGCCGCGAACGCGCCGGCCTGATCACGCAACTGGCAAACATGGAGCCGTATCCGGAATCGGTGCCTATCAACAATCTGGTACAGGTGGAAGGCACCCCGCTGACCGGCACCGAAGCAATCGATCCGTTCGAATTCGTGCGTACGATCGCGGTAGCGCGCATCACCATGCCGCGCGCAATGGTGCGTCTGTCGGCGGGCCGCGAGCAGATGAACGAAGCGTTGCAGGCGCTGTGCTTCCTCGCCGGCGCGAATTCGATTTTCTACGGCGATCAACTGCTGACCACGAGCAATCCGCAAGCGGAAGCCGACCGCAAGCTGCTCGAGCGTCTCGGCATTCGCGCCGAGGCCGCGCAACAGATGCCGCTTGAGCAGAGCGGTTGCGAGCATGGCTGCGACAAGCAAGCGGCTACGGATTAA
- a CDS encoding 2,4'-dihydroxyacetophenone dioxygenase family protein, whose protein sequence is MLFEQIETACVQDADIPWVPFSPYSDQVFVKYFKLDPIRGETIALLKAPATGQMPQHHHTGTVIVYTVQGRWKYREHEWIASTGSVVYEVAGSSHTPQALPGDEDIVTLNIIQGELLFLDERKQVIAIENWRSGWDRYAAYCAANGIRPRDLTAFK, encoded by the coding sequence ATGCTTTTTGAACAGATCGAAACGGCCTGCGTCCAGGATGCAGACATCCCTTGGGTTCCCTTCAGCCCCTACAGCGACCAAGTCTTCGTGAAATATTTCAAACTCGATCCGATCCGCGGCGAGACGATCGCGTTGCTGAAGGCGCCCGCCACCGGCCAGATGCCGCAACACCATCACACTGGCACAGTGATTGTCTACACGGTCCAGGGCCGGTGGAAGTATCGTGAGCACGAGTGGATCGCTAGCACGGGCAGCGTGGTATATGAAGTGGCGGGGTCGAGCCACACGCCGCAGGCGCTCCCGGGCGACGAGGACATCGTTACGCTTAACATTATTCAAGGAGAGTTACTGTTCTTGGACGAACGGAAACAGGTGATCGCGATTGAGAACTGGCGCAGTGGTTGGGATCGCTACGCCGCGTATTGCGCGGCGAATGGCATCCGGCCGCGCGACCTAACAGCCTTTAAGTAA
- a CDS encoding Tn3 family transposase has protein sequence MEHWRLAYLGMRRMPRDLSEFELATFFTFSSKERALINARRGPLYRFALALHIGFVRMTGATLDAYQYVPQILWSHLGKHLGIEPPDLGTLRTLYETRERTLFDHQVIAYQALGFVPMAEHQRRYVVRWLKERLAGRPNRADLMQELKRWLYEHRILIQQDRALTPLLVQAARDVETTLTGSLVHAFGEATLDRWGRLLPLPHGSVASLQQWLWSVPLRNSTHQMSELFRKIDRLIELGVHGNWPTTCNEASVRHFARRCAHRKPSVSKRIQSSRRLEAACFIRYALCTATDQLLSMLGRWIRKSLNEANSRVSAARPDLKAQMHHFATAVKAIATDESLTHDELVEQISALADAVLKQETPSRASLVRSQLISKRRVARAMLARLLTLPFEAQIAHPVIEAIALLRDLYASRSVELPQNTTIQLGRAWQRLIENEDRNQALLAFEWATLFALRVALRNGSVYVEHSFDFRSQATLLIPDDEWQARRNHYYGHLKLPQDPKEFLKPVIEHLNAGLERLREAVARGELRVDDAVHIGPLGAHPHDVALESLRRAIFAPRPDGQLPRIILEVDSTVRFSWILLGREPRSRTELLMVYAAVLAHGTSMSAADIARMVPELSATAIRQMMSRIADERMLRQAADAVLEFMHQHPIAQHWGRADLASSDMMSLETTKTVWQARADPRRRTASIGVYTHVRDRWGIFYDQPIVLNERQAGVAIEGVIRQSSTDDVAMLAVDTHGYTDFAMGLARALGFDLCPRLAHLRDRHLHVPVDFQIPADLAAITDRDVQLDAIEAMWDDFVRVAAAVQSGHCTAVQALARFGSAARGQPLYDGGVHLGRLFRTIFLIDYFTVPVFRGELQHALNRGEAVHNVQRAIHQGKIPVELTRHRHSMMAVSSALTLLTNAVMAWNTEHMQRALDTIEKLGDQPVLPEQLRSIAPTSLAGINLRGTFDFPIADYVDRLMPSLMVGASSPSQRAG, from the coding sequence ATGGAACACTGGCGACTGGCTTATCTGGGCATGCGGCGTATGCCGCGCGATCTCAGCGAGTTCGAACTCGCCACGTTCTTTACGTTCTCGTCCAAAGAACGGGCATTGATCAACGCGCGCCGTGGTCCCCTCTACCGGTTCGCGCTCGCGTTGCATATCGGCTTCGTGCGCATGACCGGCGCGACACTCGATGCTTACCAGTATGTACCGCAGATCTTGTGGAGCCACCTGGGCAAGCATCTCGGGATCGAGCCACCAGACCTCGGCACGCTGCGCACCCTCTACGAAACGCGCGAGCGCACGCTTTTCGATCATCAGGTGATCGCCTATCAGGCGCTCGGCTTCGTACCGATGGCCGAACATCAGCGCCGTTACGTTGTGCGCTGGCTCAAGGAGCGCTTGGCGGGGCGTCCGAATCGCGCCGATCTGATGCAGGAACTCAAACGATGGCTTTATGAACATCGCATCCTGATCCAGCAGGATCGCGCGCTCACGCCCCTACTTGTGCAGGCCGCGCGCGATGTCGAAACGACACTGACCGGTAGCCTCGTCCACGCGTTCGGCGAAGCGACGCTTGATCGCTGGGGACGCCTGCTACCGTTGCCGCATGGATCGGTTGCGAGCCTGCAGCAATGGCTGTGGTCGGTGCCGCTGCGCAACTCGACGCACCAGATGAGCGAACTGTTTCGCAAGATTGATCGACTGATCGAGCTTGGCGTACACGGTAACTGGCCGACGACATGCAATGAAGCAAGCGTGCGACACTTCGCGCGGCGCTGTGCCCATCGCAAACCATCGGTCAGCAAGCGAATCCAGTCGTCTCGCCGGCTCGAGGCCGCATGCTTCATACGGTATGCGCTCTGCACCGCCACCGACCAGTTGCTTTCGATGCTCGGCCGCTGGATTCGTAAATCCCTCAACGAAGCGAACAGCAGGGTTTCGGCAGCGCGGCCAGACCTCAAGGCACAGATGCACCACTTTGCCACGGCCGTCAAGGCGATAGCCACCGACGAAAGTCTGACGCACGACGAACTGGTCGAGCAGATCTCTGCCTTGGCGGATGCAGTGCTCAAACAGGAGACGCCCAGCCGCGCAAGTCTGGTTCGCTCGCAACTGATATCCAAACGGCGCGTCGCTCGCGCCATGCTCGCCAGGCTGTTGACGCTGCCATTCGAAGCGCAGATCGCGCATCCGGTCATCGAAGCGATCGCGCTGTTGCGCGACCTCTACGCGAGCAGATCGGTCGAGCTGCCGCAGAACACGACCATCCAGCTCGGTCGGGCCTGGCAACGCCTGATCGAGAACGAAGACCGCAACCAGGCGCTGCTCGCTTTCGAATGGGCAACCCTTTTCGCGCTACGCGTCGCCTTGCGCAACGGCTCGGTCTATGTCGAGCACAGCTTTGATTTCCGCAGTCAGGCCACGCTGCTGATCCCGGACGACGAATGGCAGGCCAGACGCAATCATTACTATGGCCATCTGAAACTACCTCAGGACCCCAAGGAATTTCTCAAGCCGGTCATCGAGCATCTCAATGCCGGTCTGGAACGTCTTCGCGAGGCAGTGGCGCGCGGCGAGCTGCGCGTCGATGATGCAGTCCATATTGGCCCGCTGGGCGCCCATCCGCACGATGTCGCGCTCGAATCGCTGCGCCGGGCAATTTTTGCACCCCGACCCGACGGGCAATTGCCGAGGATCATTCTCGAAGTCGACAGCACCGTGCGCTTCAGCTGGATACTGCTGGGTCGGGAGCCGCGCTCGCGCACCGAACTGCTGATGGTCTATGCCGCGGTTCTCGCACACGGCACGTCGATGTCCGCCGCCGATATCGCCCGCATGGTGCCGGAACTGTCGGCGACCGCGATCCGCCAGATGATGAGCCGCATCGCGGACGAGCGGATGTTGCGCCAGGCTGCCGATGCTGTGCTCGAATTCATGCACCAGCATCCGATCGCGCAGCACTGGGGCCGGGCGGACCTTGCGTCGTCGGACATGATGTCGCTGGAAACGACGAAAACGGTCTGGCAGGCGCGTGCCGATCCGCGGCGACGCACGGCGTCGATTGGCGTGTACACGCATGTGCGCGATCGCTGGGGCATCTTTTACGACCAGCCGATCGTGCTCAACGAGCGACAGGCGGGTGTCGCGATCGAGGGTGTGATCCGGCAAAGCAGTACCGACGACGTGGCTATGCTTGCCGTCGATACCCATGGGTATACCGATTTCGCGATGGGGCTCGCCCGCGCATTGGGCTTCGACCTGTGTCCCCGGCTGGCTCATCTGCGGGACCGGCACCTGCATGTACCGGTTGATTTCCAGATACCGGCGGATCTGGCGGCGATCACCGATCGCGACGTCCAACTCGACGCAATCGAAGCTATGTGGGATGACTTCGTACGCGTTGCAGCGGCCGTGCAAAGCGGTCATTGCACGGCCGTGCAGGCTCTTGCGCGCTTTGGCTCCGCCGCACGCGGACAACCGCTCTACGACGGCGGCGTTCATCTTGGGCGGCTCTTCCGGACAATCTTCCTGATCGACTACTTTACAGTGCCGGTATTTCGCGGCGAATTGCAGCACGCGCTCAATCGCGGCGAGGCTGTCCACAATGTGCAGCGCGCCATTCACCAAGGCAAGATTCCCGTCGAACTCACGCGTCACCGCCATTCGATGATGGCCGTCTCCTCGGCGCTGACGCTCCTGACCAATGCAGTCATGGCGTGGAATACCGAGCACATGCAACGCGCGCTCGACACGATCGAGAAGCTCGGCGACCAGCCTGTGTTACCCGAACAGCTGCGCAGCATCGCCCCAACGTCGCTGGCAGGTATCAATCTGCGCGGCACCTTCGACTTTCCGATCGCCGATTATGTGGATCGGCTCATGCCGAGCCTCATGGTGGGCGCATCGTCACCCTCGCAGCGCGCAGGTTGA
- a CDS encoding tyrosine-type recombinase/integrase: MNLPAAAPESPEPIFSLVLPAALDGHNGVNRARGGHRQIAADSDVEAVRLWLAEYAGSPHTLRSYRKEAVRLLLWATQALGKPLSSLTREDFVLYEQFLAAPTGDWADPTLPRRGGTRRLFDGPLSERSQHQALGIVSGLLTYLVSAGYLAGNPLALRRRTGTAARRTRRVERYLDHALWDHVLASVEQWPRLTARDHQHYERSRWLIRLLYHTGLRVSEAANAKAADFYPRRGRWWLHVVGKGGTEGEVPVSAALMADLARYRVFHGLAPTPSGNETTAALMSVAGDPCRHLTPSAVYLIVKEVFRRAAGMLEASDSAGAAKLRRASTHWLRHSAATHQADAGTDLRFIQKNMRHASIQTTGIYLHVEDDRRHTETVREQVDTVRPDS, encoded by the coding sequence ATGAACCTGCCCGCTGCAGCCCCAGAATCACCAGAACCGATCTTTTCCCTTGTGCTGCCGGCCGCTCTCGACGGGCACAACGGTGTCAACCGCGCACGCGGCGGGCACCGGCAGATCGCCGCGGACAGCGACGTCGAGGCGGTGCGCCTGTGGCTCGCGGAATATGCCGGTTCGCCCCACACATTGCGCAGCTACCGCAAGGAAGCGGTACGCCTGCTGCTGTGGGCCACGCAGGCGCTGGGCAAGCCACTCTCGAGCCTGACGCGCGAGGACTTTGTGCTGTACGAGCAGTTTCTCGCGGCGCCGACCGGCGACTGGGCGGATCCAACCCTGCCGCGGCGGGGCGGCACGCGGCGCCTCTTTGACGGGCCGCTGTCGGAGCGCAGCCAGCATCAGGCGCTTGGCATCGTGTCGGGCCTGCTGACGTATCTGGTCAGCGCCGGTTATCTGGCTGGCAATCCACTGGCGCTGCGCCGCCGGACCGGCACTGCAGCCCGACGTACGCGGCGGGTCGAACGGTATCTGGATCACGCGCTCTGGGACCACGTGCTCGCCAGCGTCGAGCAGTGGCCGCGGCTGACCGCGCGCGATCATCAGCACTACGAGCGCAGCCGCTGGCTGATCCGCCTGCTATATCACACAGGGCTGCGGGTCTCGGAGGCGGCGAATGCAAAGGCAGCGGACTTCTATCCGCGGCGCGGCAGGTGGTGGCTGCACGTGGTCGGGAAGGGTGGCACCGAAGGGGAGGTGCCGGTGAGCGCCGCGCTGATGGCGGACCTGGCGCGGTACCGGGTTTTTCACGGACTGGCGCCAACGCCGTCGGGGAACGAGACCACGGCCGCGCTGATGAGCGTCGCCGGCGACCCGTGCAGACATCTGACGCCGTCGGCGGTCTACCTCATCGTCAAGGAAGTGTTTAGACGGGCCGCCGGGATGCTTGAAGCGAGTGATTCAGCGGGCGCAGCAAAGCTGCGACGCGCCTCGACTCACTGGTTGCGTCACAGCGCCGCTACTCATCAGGCCGACGCCGGCACCGACCTGCGCTTCATCCAGAAGAACATGCGTCACGCATCAATCCAGACGACCGGCATCTATCTTCACGTGGAAGATGACCGGCGACACACCGAAACCGTGCGGGAGCAAGTCGATACAGTTCGACCCGACTCTTGA